Proteins from one Mercurialis annua linkage group LG7, ddMerAnnu1.2, whole genome shotgun sequence genomic window:
- the LOC126655200 gene encoding uncharacterized protein LOC126655200 — MNGIQDKKAQSIEKQFPGCLGRMVNLFDLTSGVNGNRLLTDKPHRDVSSLSRSRSDVARMMSSPFGDQIEDKMIVSELKRSSSNKKSNGTPIKTLIAREMSKEVDSRHNPPNVVAKLMGLDTLPHQQSNSAAERSHSRGYSRRSLSHSGILVECWEQDHSLDEKIQRVGHHHEESNEYRDVYEIWQQSQTTDVRDSSLHKGRHHENANERKMTLVRQKFMEAKRLATDEKGRQSKEFQDALEVLSSNRDIFLKFLQEPNSMFSPHLYDVQSTPSPETKRITVLRPSNVMDIEKFSGPGKKGDKQFKRAAPTGQSTVREKNNSGCSPIYANQKFEEYPAQPTRIVVLKPSSGKTHDVKTVVSPPLSPPRTLQGEDFYVPEDDEAQESREVAKGTTHPMDETSMGHRRDETLLSSVFSNGYIGDDSSFNKSENEYAVGNLSDSEIMSPTSRHSWEYLNRFGSPYSSSSFSRASCSPESSVCREAKKRLSERWAMMASTGSSQEQKNARRSSSTLGEMLALSDTKKLAKSEVDVTNKEQESRESSSCLSNNLDKEEGVSNSPKSLLRSRSVPVSVTVYDTGLSVDVSNSEVGKSEISKELRKAKSTKSSFKWKVSSLFFSSNKRSSKEKDCVSQSNDESQSATPETPGSPMPSSPGKIGNDASQCANSSGLDNCLSPGLRGSSSKTTFPDLIGTARKQGLVFQEDALSVAKPGNMGENQDQPSPVSVLEPNFDEDDNTAAESSGNFRLNCRGAEVPLKSNLIDKSPPIESIARTLSWDDSYAETATSFSLRPSSMSICPEEEEQDWPFFIQTLLSAAGLDGNTQLDSFSSRWHSPESPIDPALRNKYANLNDKELLHEARRRQRRSNRKLVFDCVNAALAEITRCGFDRSAMVVPGLIQEGTPSSMVVEHVWGQMKEWFGKLSYEESGDRSSLVVERVVRKEVVGKGWVENMRMELDKLGVEIEEKLLAELVEDAVVDLTS; from the exons ATGAATGGGATTCAGGATAAGAAGGCTCAGAGTATAGAGAAACAGTTTCCAGGATGCTTGGGTCGAATGGTTAACCTTTTCGATTTGACCAGTGGCGTAAACGGAAACCGGCTGCTCACAGATAAACCACATCGTGATG TTTCATCACTCTCGAGGAGTCGCTCAGATGTTGCAAGGATGATGAGTTCACCGTTTGGAGATCAGATTGAGgataaaatg ATTGTTTCCGAGTTGAAAAGAAGCTCTTCAAATAAGAAATCAAATGGAACACCCATAAAGACACTCATAGCACGAGAAATGTCTAAAGAAGTTGATAGTAGACACAACCCGCCTAATGTGGTTGCCAAGTTGATGGGACTTGATACCCTCCCACATCAGCAGTCCAATTCAGCTGCAGAAAGAAGTCACTCGAGAGGCTATTCAAGACGTTCTCTAAGTCACTCAGGTATACTAGTGGAGTGTTGGGAGCAAGATCATAGCTTGGATGAGAAAATACagcgtgtaggtcatcaccatgAAGAGAGTAATGAGTATAGAGATGTATATGAGATATGGCAACAATCCCAAACTACAGACGTGAGAGATAGTTCACTGCATAAGGGAAGGCATCATGAGAACGCAAATGAGAGAAAGATGACTCTCGTTCGCCAAAAGTTCATGGAAGCAAAACGATTGGCTACAGATGAAAAAGGTCGCCAGTCCAAGGAATTTCAAGATGCATTAGAAGTTTTAAGTTCAAATAGAGATATATTCCTCAAATTTCTCCAGGAACCCAATTCCATGTTCTCTCCACATCTGTATGATGTGCAGTCTACTCCATCTCCTGAGACAAAACGCATCACCGTTCTTAGACCTTCGAATGTGATGGATATTGAGAAATTTTCAGGACCAGGGAAAAAAGGTGATAAACAGTTCAAGAGAGCAGCTCCAACTGGCCAAAGCACTGTTCGGGAGAAAAATAATTCTGGATGTTCTCCAATTTATGCGAATCAAAAATTTGAAGAATATCCTGCTCAACCTACTCGAATTGTAGTATTGAAGCCTAGCTCTGGGAAGACGCATGACGTTAAGACTGTAGTTTCACCACCTTTGTCGCCGCCAAGAACATTGCAGGGAGAAGATTTTTACGTACCGGAAGATGATGAGGCACAAGAATCGAGAGAGGTGGCAAAGGGCACCACTCATCCCATGGATGAAACTTCAATGGGTCATCGAAGAGATGAAACTCTCCTTTCTTCTGTTTTTTCCAATGGCTATATTGGTGATGATAGTTCCTTTAACAAATCTGAAAATGAGTACGCAGTGGGAAATCTTAGTGATTCAGAAATCATGTCCCCTACTTCAAGACATTCATGGGAATATCTTAATAGGTTTGGGAGTCcctattcttcttcttcctttagcCGTGCATCGTGTTCTCCTGAGTCATCTGTTTGCAGAGAGGCAAAAAAACGACTTTCTGAAAGATGGGCCATGATGGCATCAACTGGGAGTTCTCAGGAGCAAAAAAATGCTCGTAGAAGTTCTAGCACATTGGGTGAGATGCTTGCTCTATCAGATACAAAGAAATTGGCAAAATCTGAAGTAGATGTTACTAACAAGGAGCAAGAATCGAGGGAATCATCTTCTTGCTTATCAAATAATTTAGACAAAGAAGAAGGCGTGTCTAATTCTCCTAAAAGTCTTCTCAGGTCTAGATCTGTTCCTGTATCTGTTACTGTATATGATACCGGGCTCAGCGTTGATGTTTCAAATTCAGAGGTAGGAAAATCAGAAATTTCAAAGGAATTGAGGAAGGCAAAAAGTACAAAATCATCTTTCAAATGGAAAGTTTCTAGTTTATTTTTCTCAAGTAATAAGAGATCAAGTAAAGAAAAAGACTGTGTGTCTCAATCTAATGATGAATCTCAATCTGCAACCCCTGAAACACCAGGGTCACCAATGCCTTCCTCTCCTGGAAAGATTGGTAATGACGCGTCTCAATGTGCTAATAGTAGTGGTCTTGATAATTGTCTGTCCCCTGGTTTACGTGGATCGTCAAGTAAAACTACTTTTCCAGACTTGATTGGCACGGCAAGAAAACAAGGGCTTGTTTTCCAAGAG GATGCCCTATCAGTAGCAAAGCCTGGGAATATGGGAGAGAACCAGGATCAACCAAGCCCAGTATCAGTTTTGGAACCCAACTTTGATGAAGATGACAACACAGCTGCAGAATCTTCTGGCAATTTCAGGCTAAATTGCCGTG GAGCTGAGGTGCCTCTTAAGTCTAATTTGATCGACAAGTCACCACCGATAGAATCAATAGCTAGAACCTTATCATGGGATGATTCGTATGCAGAGACAGCTACATCATTTTCATTAAGACCCTCTTCCATGTCTATATGTCCCGAGGAAGAAGAACAAGACTGGCCTTTCTTCATCCAGACATTGTTATCCGCAGCTGGCCTCGACGGAAACACACAATTAGATTCATTTTCTTCGAGATGGCACTCGCCGGAAAGCCCAATCGACCccgcgttaagaaacaaatacgcTAACCTAAACGACAAGGAACTCCTGCATGAGGCCAGGCGAAGACAAAGACGATCAAATAGGAAACTCGTATTCGACTGCGTTAATGCAGCACTCGCGGAAATCACCCGTTGCGGGTTCGATAGGAGCGCAATGGTGGTGCCCGGGTTGATACAAGAAGGAACACCATCATCCATGGTAGTGGAGCATGTGTGGGGCCAAATGAAGGAATGGTTTGGAAAGTTGAGTTATGAGGAAAGTGGGGACAGGTCCAGCCTGGTGGTGGAGAGGGTGGTTAGGAAGGAAGTGGTGGGGAAAGGGTGGGTTGAGAATATGAGAATGGAATTAGATAAATTGGGAGTTGAAATAGAAGAAAAATTGCTGGCAGAGCTTGTGGAGGATGCTGTAGTAGATTTGACAAGTTGA